The genomic window TTGTTGTCACAAGTCAGAAAGGGCGCAGTCAATATGCTAATAAGCAAGACTGCATTTCAAAATTACGTGAATCTGTGGAAAAGCTTAATTATCGTAAGCCAAAACGCATTCCTACACGGGTTTCGAAATCGGTTAAACTAAAAAACAGAGTAAAAAAAGAGAAAGACTCTGAAAAAAAACGTCTACGCAAAAAGCCTGGAAAAAACGACGATTAATCCCCTCTTTGCTATTCTTGCCAAAAATAGACTTCCCTATGGGTAATAGGGAAGATTCCTATTAACTGTTTAGTCGGAATGAGGAAGCAATGGTTTCAAATTCGGATTGGAAATCAGTGAAATCAGAGGGGACAGCGCTAAATGCAATTAGATACTTCTTGTTCTGAGCTACAATAATATATTGTAAGACTTTAATTTCTAAGCCAAACATAGCCTGAGTATGCAGAGTCCATTTACTTGCAATACCACCAATAGTGCTTTCTCCCGTTTGTATTTTGGGATCTTCTTTTGAAAACTGCGCAAGAATGTCAGAATAGACTTCATCTAATGTTACTGAATTTTCTATACCTTCTGAAACTATAGTCATATTTGCACTTGAAGGAGCCTTTACATTTTTTGACGGTGCAAAAATGGAAATGTCGAACAGGGATGCAGGGACTTGGGTCCAGTGGGCTGGGTATTCGATAAAGTATTTTTTCTTTTCGCTGACGAAGTTTTGCATATTTCTCCTCCTTGTTAAACACATTCGTTAGACAGAATATATGAAAATCCCCTCTCTGTATACAAAAAGATTATCTCAGGGAGGAGAACAGGAATCCTTTGAAACTTTTCAAAAGCAGAGATTAATATTACAAATCAAAATTGATTGACATCTAGCATCCCAATCCTAAGGGAGTCTGCTGCTCGTTGATATGAACCAGCATAAAAATATCTCTTAGAGAAATTTCCAATGGTATAATTAAAAATTATTCGCATCTATAAGGTTCGAATTATATTGCAAGAATCCTTTTTCAAGGCTAACTTCAAATAAATATTACTATTTGCACAGAAGGCCATATGAAAAAACTATTTCTTTTCTTTCTTCTTGTTGCGGGGAATCTTTATTCTGCAGGTCCCGTACCCATCCTTTCTCAGCCCATACATGAAGCTTTTGTACAGCGTGCCACTGCACCTGTCCCTTTGGAAGTTATTCCTACCCCCCCTCCTGCCCCGCAGCAAGAAAAACCCCCTGCTCCAACTTATGCTGAAGCTATTTGGATTCCAGGGTATTGGTCGTGGATAAGGGAAAAAAACGATTTTGTCTGGATATGCGGCGTTTGGAGATTATCGCCCCCCGAACATATTTGGTCTGCAGGATATTGGACAGAGGTTGATGGCGGCTCGGTATGGGTAAAAGGGGCTTGGATGCCCGACCCATCAAAGACTCAAGCTAAATGGGTTTACAGTAAGGCGGCTCCCCCTTCAGCGCAAAACGAAGATACAGGAGCGATACCGGGTGCTGACTCATTCTGGAGCAGCGGCTATTGGAATTTCTCTACTGCTACAGGACAATTTGAGTGGCTAAGCGGCTCATGGCAAAAATACAACCCCAACTGGGTATTTGAATCCGCTCAGTGGATATGGCGTCCTGAAGGTTTTCTTTTTGTACCCTCCTATTGGGACTGGAGTTTAGAAACACGCGGAACAGCATATGATTGCAAAAATGCTTATCCTCTTCCTTTTGGTGAGATTGCTAAATCATGCACCTGCTGCTATCCGGATTATCTACCTATATGCAACCACTGCTGGCATTTCCATCCACAATACTGGGATGGTTGCGGCTGCGTTCCTATCTGGTGGGGATGGGCTGATTGGTGGTCCTACCCTTGGCATAATCATTGGTGGTTATGGTGGTGGTATTCGCATAATGGCTATCCTTATCCTCCTTTTATTGATATTGCGATTATTAATGCTTTACCTCCTCCTCCGATCACTATCATTGATACGTTTGGACCTTATGGGCCACCACTATATGTTCTGCCCAAAGGCGTGCCTACGATTGAACAATGGATTGACGCTATTAGTAAAAATGGCAAGGGCGCCCCTGGCCCATTCCTTACACCTGGATCACAAGGCAATATTATTGACAATGTGATCGCTATGTTACCTCCAACAGGCACTGATAGACCTAACGGAAGGCCCGGCGGTAAAAAACCTGCTAAACCTTCTCAACCATTACATACGCCTGCTTCAGGTTCTGCCAATGTTCCTATTATTCCGAATGTAACATTACCTGCACATAGACCTGCAGATACGACCAAGCCGCAGCCTGTGCAAATTCAATCTGCGCCGATACCGACTCCTCCTCCAAGATATCAACCGCAGGTACAAACTGAAAGGTATGTCCCTGTACCTGAATATTATCAAGAGGAGCAATACGTTCCTCCTACAACTCAATATGTAGTCCCTACAGATAACTATTACTATCCAACTGGTGGATGGGGTGGCGGAAGGTATTGGGGTGGCAATGGTTGGGGCGGCGGTTATTGGAATGGTAACCGTGGAGGCTGGGATGGACATCGTGGTGGTGGACACCACGGAGATGGACATCATGGCGGTAGCGGAGGCGGCGGTCATCATGGCGGTAGCGGCTGGGGTGGCTGGGGCGGAGGCCATCAAGGTGGCGGCGGAGGTCACCATGGCGGCAGCGGAGGTGGCGGTCACCATGGCGGAGGTGGCGGAGGTCATCACGGCAGTGGTGGCGGCGGAGGTCACCATGGCGGTGGCGGCGGTGGTCATCACGGCGGTGGTGGCGGCAAAGGACATCATTAAAGGATGATGAATTGAGCTATACGCTGTTAAGATTGGAAGTCAGTGATAGACACTGACTTCCTAAAGTGGGTCATAAAGCCTAAACCTCTGTAATTATAAAATTCTATCTAATAATCCAAGCGTTATGGGCTTTGATAAGTCAAGAACAGCCTGCTTTGTTGCTTATACGATTTTTATCTTTCATGAAAATTGTCCTCGAGGAGTCGAGGACAAATAAAGCTGCTACAAGTCGCAGCACTCCTATACTAGAAAACGCTTTCGAGTTCAGAAATAGATATAGAAAGGGAAAAGCTGCGACAAAGTCGCAGCTTTTCCCATCTTAAAGAAGTCGCACCTAAGCCTATAAGTTATTTCTTTAAGCTTAGAGGGCCCGAGCCAAAGAAAGCAATAATCAATGCAGCGCCCAACATGGACATGTTTTTTAGAAACATTGCTTGTTGTGTAGCCACATCCACCGGATCTGTGAAAGTCCAGAAATCGTGCATATGAAGAGTGACCGGAATAAGAAAGATCACTATCAGCCATGCGCCCCATCTTGCTTTGTAACCTAACAAAATACTGAGTCCGCCTATCGCCGCAATGATTCCAGATATTGGAACTATTAAGTTAGCGTAGGGTACACCATCATCAGCAGCGTACTGTATGACGGAAGGGAAAAAGTGGAAAATTCCCGACAAGATAAATATCGTTGTAAAAAGAAGTCTTCCTAAGAGCAGTGCATATTGCATAAACTATTCTCCTTGCTTGGATTTAATTCATTTCTAAACCTTTGCAGCATTAAATAAAATTTTTTTTACATATAAATTGTGTCGCCTTCTAAAACTGCATCGAAGCACGAATAATTCACCGTTGCCTATTGAAATTATTTCTATTCGACTGAAAAATTAGCATGTAATTAAAGTTTGATCTATAATACATTCGTATTATATAATAATTGTCAAAAGTTATTATTAATTACTTATTATGCTTATAGACCACAAAAATCCCTTCACCGCTTGTTGGAATGAATCCAACGCAAAATTGAATGTCTATGGCGACACTTATTTTTCTAAATTAAGCCGCAAAGTTCATAATTTTATCTTTTATATTCCTAATTCCATATTAGCGACATGCTTAAACCCCCGCACCGAAACAACCGTTTATGCCCCTTTTAAACAGATTGACATCCGCGGTCGTTCTTTTGAAAAGGAAATCATCACTCCAGATAATGTTCATCTGTGCGCTGAAGTGCAGGTGGCAGATAATGCGGATACGGAAACGCCAACAATTATCGCTTTTAATCCTTTAGGTTCGAACCAGGGTATTCACGACTGGCTTTTTCCACTTCTTAGCAAAAGAAAATGCAATATCGTGACTTTTAACTACCGGGGTTTGGGAACGACTTGGACAGGCAAAGATATGGTTTTGGACGGTGAGAGCGTTCACCAATACGTCACAAAAGAATTAGGTACAAATAAAAACAAAGTCCATCTTTATGGGTACTCTTTAGGCGGATATTTAGCCGCGCAAGTAAAGTCTCTTCATTTCGATGATGAAGGAAAATTAGTAGGCGATCGGCCCCTCAAATCCATATTCAGCTTTATTACAGAAATTTTTTGCATAGAACGCTTTGGTAAGTGATCAAGAAAATTACATCCTTTGCTTCGGCTATTTTCATTGCATATCCTATTTACTTATTGGGTTGGGATTGGGATGCAACGGATACAACCCGCTTTGCAAAGGGAGAAAAGCTCTTTATATACCATCCCAACGATATTTTACTGCCTTTTGATGCCAATATGGCTTCCTGTTGCTCGGAAAATGAGCGCTTAAGCTTAGACCCTAAAGAAAAAGGTCTTTCCACACATTTTAGTACGCTTCAAGAAAAGGTAACATCTTCGGGTCAGTCTGCTGCAAAAGCAGTTGCTGATTTTCTTATCCCAATAGCGCCTTAAAAATAGCCTTCTACACTCTCCTTTAAGATCAACTAATCACTCAAGCCTTATAAATAGCGCTAGGTCATATCTCAATATATAGAGTCTAAAACCCTATTCTTTCTTTCTCTTCATTGCTTGTATATAACTTAGCATGCGTGTAAATTTAAATTTTATGTTTTAACAATAAGGAGTGTTACGTGACACTTGTGGACATAATCCCGACCGAATCCTACGATACCCATTCTCGTTCTGAAAGTGTACGCCGATGGGGCAGTTCTTACTCTACAGCCTTACTTGATCCGCGTTGTCTGACATTTTCTGTACCTAGTGTTGAAGGAGTGATAGGTTACCGCAAAGAGAACAATTGTGCTGTTGTCTTTGGCGAGCCTGTATGTCCTCCTGAATCACGGGAAATCTTAGTTAAAACCTTTCATCAACATTGCAAAGAACATGGATGGCGTGTCATTTATCTCATATCCTCACAGGAATTTCGCGACTGGGCATTTGCGAATCATATTTGCAGGGGTTCAGTGCATTTGACCGAGGAGTTAGTTATCAATCCGCAGTTTGATGCGACAGTAGGATCAAAAGGCCATCTTCTCCGAAAGAAGTTAAATCATTCCACAGGCGAGGGAGTTTCAGTCCAAGAGTATGTAGATATAAATCCTGTGTTAGAAAAGGATATTGAAACAGTAGCGAATATTTGGTTGAAAGGAAGAAAAGGGTTACAAATTTATCTGGCCGATTTTGAGCTTTTTTCCGACCGTAAAGGTAAAAGATGGTTTTATGCATCTCAGAAGGGTCGTGTCATCGGAGTATTATTTCTCAATCAACTGGAAGCGCACAAGGGGTGGCTGCTTAACATGCAAATGGCAGTTCCCGAGGCACCGAATGGGACAACCGAGGCCCTTGTTTTAAAAGCGGTACAGATATTGCGAGAAGAGGGTTGCAGCTATTTAACTTTGGGGACTGCTTTGTCAGAAAATGAGGGGACTTTTGTAGGATTTGGAAAAATATCCTCTTGGCTTGGTCAATCTGTTCTGAAGGGAGTAAGGTACTTTTTTCCATTGGATAAGAGAAGAAAGTATTGGGAGAAGTTCCAAGTAAAGAAAGAACCGACTTATCAATTATTCGAGAAACCGCAGATCGGTATAAAAGAAATTATAGGGGTGATGCGTATCATTACGACAAAATAGAATTGCCCCCCTTGGTGGATATATATATATTGACTTCACTTTGTGGGCTTATCTGGCTATACTCACATAAAACGATGTTGTAGCTTTGAAGATCTTACAATGCTAGCTAAGGTGCATATGAGAATAGCAATCAGCTCAGACGATTACACGCCGCTTATCGACTTCCTATTAGAAGAGCTTAAACTCCGGGGGCATCAAGGAATCTATTTTGGACCAGGTAAAGATGAAAAGTCTATAGACTGGCCTCTTGTTACGTCACAGGCAGTTAATGAAATCATTGATGGACGAGCAGATGAGGGTATTGTACTTTGCTGGACAGGTACCGGGTGTTCGATTGTTGCCAATAAGAAAGCCGGCATACGGGCTGCATTGTGTGTAGATGCTGAAACAGCAAAAGGGGCCCGCACTTGGAACCATGCGAATGTCTTAGCTCTAAGTATCCGCCACACGTCCCTTCCTATACTTAAAGAAATACTTGCTGCATGGTTTGAGACTCCTTTCAGCACTGATGAATGGAATTTGCTGCAGATGTCGCGCATCCAAAAGCTAGAAAGTCTGTAGCTTCAGGCGACTGTTTTCCAAAGCTATGTTTGCTGAAAATCAATAAACCGGCCCCTTATAGGGCTTTGTGCGTAATTTTATGACCGTTGCGGATAATAATCATACCGGCTATCGCTACTAGGAGTATCCCTAGTAAATCTGATAGGGGCGGTACATTATCCCAGAACATCCACTCAATTAATCCGACAAAAACAATGCTGCTATATTGGTAGACTCCAATCTGTGAAGCATCGGCATAATGGTATCCTTTGATCAATGCAAGTTGAGCAATGACCAGCATGAGCCCGCTGATAATTGCATATATGCTGCCTTCTAGGGTGGGATAACCCTCTGCAAAATAAAGAAGAGGAGCTTGAACAAGTGTACCGATGCCTAGATAGTAGAAGATAATCCGAATACCCGGATCGGTATTTGTTAGGAGCTTCATGAGAAGATAGGCGATAGCTAATGACATGCCGGAAGCTAGTCCGACGAGGTTGCCGGTTTGCGTAAAGATAGCGGCTGTAGGTTTAATAATAATGATGATGCCTATGAAGCCGATGAGAACGGCAAGCCATAGACTTTTCTCTAATCTTGCCTTTAGAAATATTATTGAAAGCAAGGGGATAAAAATGGGGGCGGTATTGAAGAGCAGCGTTCCGTTGACGATCGGTATGTATTGAATGGAGATCGTATAGAGGAAGCTTGCCGCAGTCCCAAAAAGGGCCCGACCAATTAGAAAAGGGTAGTGTTCTGATTTTAAGTATTCTAAGCCATATGTGGCTATAAACGGAACCAGCACTAAGGTTCCTGTAAGATAGGCCAAAAAACTCACCCAGACAACAGGACTTGATTCCAGGCCCATTTTAGCAAGAATACCAAACACAGCCATGCAAAAGAACGCAACGATAGCGTATAGGCTTCCTGTGATAATATTCGGCGACTCTTGCATGGTCTCTTACATCCTAATGGATTATAGAAGCAGCATAGAGCGGCACGGTTGTGCACCTGTGCCGTCGTTGCAGTCTTACCTCATTTATACTGTAACAACAATTTTACCAAACTGTTCGTTCGATTCTAAGTAACGGTGAGCCTCGACAATATCATCTAGTTTGAAAGTCTTGGCAATGACAGGCTTTAGGGCTCCTGACGTCAGTGAATCCAGAACATAATGTATAGCTTTATCTAATTGTTCTTTCTGATTGATGAGTTCAAAAAGAACATATCCACGCATTGTCAGCCCTTTCTTAAGCGATTCAAATAGTGGGTAAGGTGTAGGGTCTGAACTTAGGGCGCCGTACTCGATAAGAATGCCGCCTGCTGCCATACCTTTAGCAAGCTCTAAAACAGTTTTCCCACCTACAGGATCAAAGACGATACGAGCGCCTTTATTATTTGTAATCTCTAAGAGTTTCTCAGAAAGATTTTCTTCTTCCGTAGCGATAACGTACTTTGCCCCTACCTTTTCTAGTGCTTGTTTTTTCTTTGAAGTACGTGTAGTGGCAATGGGAATAGCTCCTACACTATTGCAAAGCTGAATAGATGCGATGCCTACGCTGCTGGACGCGGCAGGAATAACAACATAATCGCCTTTAGCCATTTTAGCTATATTGAATAGTGCACCGTAAGCTGTCAGATACTGCATCCAAAGGGCGGATGCCTCTACAAAACTTATCGAGGTGGGGTGTTTAATGACATGTGATGCCGGGACTATTGCAGATTCGCCATAAACCCCATATTTTCCTTGACTGGGGGGAGGAACGATGCTGACAGTGTCACCGCGATTAATACCTTTGACATCCTCACCAATGGCATCGACAATACCTGCAGCTTCGTAGCCAAGCCTTGATGGAAACTGCGGCTGTTCTAGATATTTCCCTGAACGGAACATTGCTTCTGCCCGATTCAGCCCTAAAGCTTTCACCAGTATGCGCACCTCACCTTGTCCGGGTTCAGCGACATCGATCGTTTCGATCTCTAAAACTTCGGGTCCCCCGGTTTTATTAAAGCGTACAACGCGACTCATAACAGCTCCTATTTGGTTGGAAAAACACCCATTTTTTTTGATGCATAAAGCAATATTAGATTTTGAGAGAAAGTCTGCTCGCAAAAACCGAACTTTAAACGATTCCATAATTCTTTGTGAAACGGCAAGTATTTGAGCTGAATAAAATTTTCAAATATTTTTTCCTCTTCTGAGCTTAAAGAATTTTTATACCTTCTGTAAAAGAGGAAAGCACGGGCGTAGGCTTTTAATATGCGCTGTTGGAAGTTTTCAATCAGTTCGGGATTATGACGCCATTCATCCATAAGCCAACTGAAGTTATATTGTCGAGCGCCAACAACATTGCGTTTGTGAAGCCGATAGAGTATTGTGGAGTGATCCAGGGATTTGATCTTGCCTAATACGGTAGCTACCAAGGTAAGCCAATAGTCATGCATTCCAGCTTCAAGAGGGATAGGGGTAGCAAGTATGAGAAGTTCCTTGTTAAAAAGCAGTGTGCATCCTAAAAAAGCGTGCCGGATTAAAAGATGCGGAAGTGAATAACTTTTTTGGGAAATCCCCACATATTTTTTCCAGGAGGCATGTAATTGATTTTCATTTTCATCGATAACGGTAAGATCGCTAGTGACAAGTAAAGGAAGATCCTTACCAAACTCCTTTTCCAGTTCTTGCATAGCGTGCATTGAATCAGCAATTTTGTCCGGCAGCCAAATATCGTCTTGATCAGCAAGCATAATATAGTCTGCGTCGGAGACTTCCAGTAGACGTGCAAAATTCGCATTAGCACCTACATTATCTTCATAAGGAATATATGAAATTTTATCAGGGAATTTCTTCGCATAGTCACTAAGGATGTCCGGTGTTTTGTCAGTGGATGCATCATCTCCAATAATAAGCCTAAAATCAGTCCAGGACTGAGTTAAGATAGAGTCCAACTGTCGCTCGATAAAGCGTTGGCCATTATATGTGGCCATGAGGACTTCTAGAGTCATTATTATCCTTTTTTTATATTGAACTCGAGAATCGGAATTCAATTGAGTATAAAGACTTTAATTTACTATTTTAAGTCAGCATATTTATTTCAAACAAAATTCGATAGAGTTGAAAAAATTTGCTAGCTATTATAATTTAGATAAAAAATTAATACGGTAATATTAATGTCAATATACAGATTTGAAACTACAAACGGACCATTCGAGGTTAATTATTTCGTTATTGAAGGCAAGATAGCTAGATTAGAAAATCATCAAATAGCATTGCTTGCTGACTGTACTGTAGAGGAAGTTAAGCGACAGTGGGGGCTAGTGAAAAAAATTTACATAGACATTCCTCAGCAGGATAACATATGGGTACTCACCGAACAGCGCAAGCTATGTAAAATCTATTTAGCCAACATACATCATAAGCATTATAGTGATCGCTACAAGCCGATGGAAGAAGCATTCCCCTACAAATCGTTAAATTCAATTTTAGGAATGTGTAGTTTACTATTGATCAAACAAAAGGAGTTATTGAAGGTTGTTACATCACTTGAAGCACCTTTACCAGCATTTAAAATCCCTGTGCTTCCTGAAAAGAGTAACAAAATCAGCGAAATTTCCTCTGCCATTACTAAACCTAAAAGAAAGGAAAACTGGTCTGAAATTGACCTACTTAAGCTTTATTCAATTATGATTGATGAGACACTGTCTCTAGAAAAAAGATCCTTTAAAGCTGCCTCATTTTTAGATAATCGTACCCCAACAGGATGCCGAAAAGCGTGGTTTAATCATAGAGATCATTTAATACGGAAATACGGAAAAGATGCTGACCTTGAAGCCTGAGAAGCTTCCAAATGTTAAAAGGCTCGTTGTAAATCACCTACGACAAGTCGAGGGCTCTGAAAGCGACGTAAGTCGCCTTCCTCCTACACCAGCAGAACGTTTGAGAGAAAAGAAGAACACCACCTATCTCTTGAAATGATCTAACAAAAAGTCTGCAATTTGCTGAGGATTTTCCTGAACACTTGCATGGCCGCTATTTAGTTTTTTAAGAGTGGAATTCAGTATCTTATTTGCCAGTTCCATCGATTCAGAAGGCAGCGTGACTAGATCTTGCGTGCCATAAACTACAAGAGAATGTGTGGAGATGTTTTTTAGGTCTATCTTTTTAGCATCCTTTAAAATTTGAATCTGCCTTTCTTGCCCTTCTAGAGTTTGAGGGAAAGGATTTTGCAACACAGCTGCTTTCAGTTTTTCTATATTTGATTTATCACTTAGAAATTCATCCCCATAAAACCAAGGGTAGCTGCTTTCGAAAAGGGTATCAAAATCCACGCCCTTTTTCCTAAGCTTAAGAAGCGACTCTAAGGCGCACAAAGTGGCTTCGCGCAGTTTAGATGTGGAATTGATAATTGCCATTTTTCCAATCTGCTGTTCAGCCTTAGCCGCTATTGTTTGTGCAATAGCCCCGCCCATAGAATGACCTACAATATGTGGTTTTATTAAACCTAATTGTTCAATGATTTCCAGCACATCCTCTGTGAGCAGCTGAAGGGATAGCCGCCCCCCTTGGTCTGTGGTCTGGCCAATACCTCTATTATCAAAGGTCAGCAGTGTGAATTTGGCTTTAAGGTTTTCAACTACAGGCTCCCAAAAAGCGTGATCACAAGAGTAACCAGAAATAAGAACTATGGGCTCCCCTTCTCCGGTCAGTTCATAGTAATAGTTAGC from Parachlamydiales bacterium includes these protein-coding regions:
- a CDS encoding DoxX family protein translates to MQYALLLGRLLFTTIFILSGIFHFFPSVIQYAADDGVPYANLIVPISGIIAAIGGLSILLGYKARWGAWLIVIFLIPVTLHMHDFWTFTDPVDVATQQAMFLKNMSMLGAALIIAFFGSGPLSLKK
- a CDS encoding alpha/beta hydrolase gives rise to the protein MLIDHKNPFTACWNESNAKLNVYGDTYFSKLSRKVHNFIFYIPNSILATCLNPRTETTVYAPFKQIDIRGRSFEKEIITPDNVHLCAEVQVADNADTETPTIIAFNPLGSNQGIHDWLFPLLSKRKCNIVTFNYRGLGTTWTGKDMVLDGESVHQYVTKELGTNKNKVHLYGYSLGGYLAAQVKSLHFDDEGKLVGDRPLKSIFSFITEIFCIERFGK
- a CDS encoding zinc-dependent alcohol dehydrogenase family protein, with protein sequence MSRVVRFNKTGGPEVLEIETIDVAEPGQGEVRILVKALGLNRAEAMFRSGKYLEQPQFPSRLGYEAAGIVDAIGEDVKGINRGDTVSIVPPPSQGKYGVYGESAIVPASHVIKHPTSISFVEASALWMQYLTAYGALFNIAKMAKGDYVVIPAASSSVGIASIQLCNSVGAIPIATTRTSKKKQALEKVGAKYVIATEEENLSEKLLEITNNKGARIVFDPVGGKTVLELAKGMAAGGILIEYGALSSDPTPYPLFESLKKGLTMRGYVLFELINQKEQLDKAIHYVLDSLTSGALKPVIAKTFKLDDIVEAHRYLESNEQFGKIVVTV
- a CDS encoding glycosyltransferase family 2 protein — translated: MTLEVLMATYNGQRFIERQLDSILTQSWTDFRLIIGDDASTDKTPDILSDYAKKFPDKISYIPYEDNVGANANFARLLEVSDADYIMLADQDDIWLPDKIADSMHAMQELEKEFGKDLPLLVTSDLTVIDENENQLHASWKKYVGISQKSYSLPHLLIRHAFLGCTLLFNKELLILATPIPLEAGMHDYWLTLVATVLGKIKSLDHSTILYRLHKRNVVGARQYNFSWLMDEWRHNPELIENFQQRILKAYARAFLFYRRYKNSLSSEEEKIFENFIQLKYLPFHKELWNRLKFGFCEQTFSQNLILLYASKKMGVFPTK
- a CDS encoding alpha/beta hydrolase; this encodes MTHIQLRNANYYYELTGEGEPIVLISGYSCDHAFWEPVVENLKAKFTLLTFDNRGIGQTTDQGGRLSLQLLTEDVLEIIEQLGLIKPHIVGHSMGGAIAQTIAAKAEQQIGKMAIINSTSKLREATLCALESLLKLRKKGVDFDTLFESSYPWFYGDEFLSDKSNIEKLKAAVLQNPFPQTLEGQERQIQILKDAKKIDLKNISTHSLVVYGTQDLVTLPSESMELANKILNSTLKKLNSGHASVQENPQQIADFLLDHFKR
- a CDS encoding DUF2156 domain-containing protein is translated as MTLVDIIPTESYDTHSRSESVRRWGSSYSTALLDPRCLTFSVPSVEGVIGYRKENNCAVVFGEPVCPPESREILVKTFHQHCKEHGWRVIYLISSQEFRDWAFANHICRGSVHLTEELVINPQFDATVGSKGHLLRKKLNHSTGEGVSVQEYVDINPVLEKDIETVANIWLKGRKGLQIYLADFELFSDRKGKRWFYASQKGRVIGVLFLNQLEAHKGWLLNMQMAVPEAPNGTTEALVLKAVQILREEGCSYLTLGTALSENEGTFVGFGKISSWLGQSVLKGVRYFFPLDKRRKYWEKFQVKKEPTYQLFEKPQIGIKEIIGVMRIITTK
- a CDS encoding RpiB/LacA/LacB family sugar-phosphate isomerase; translation: MRIAISSDDYTPLIDFLLEELKLRGHQGIYFGPGKDEKSIDWPLVTSQAVNEIIDGRADEGIVLCWTGTGCSIVANKKAGIRAALCVDAETAKGARTWNHANVLALSIRHTSLPILKEILAAWFETPFSTDEWNLLQMSRIQKLESL
- a CDS encoding DMT family transporter is translated as MQESPNIITGSLYAIVAFFCMAVFGILAKMGLESSPVVWVSFLAYLTGTLVLVPFIATYGLEYLKSEHYPFLIGRALFGTAASFLYTISIQYIPIVNGTLLFNTAPIFIPLLSIIFLKARLEKSLWLAVLIGFIGIIIIIKPTAAIFTQTGNLVGLASGMSLAIAYLLMKLLTNTDPGIRIIFYYLGIGTLVQAPLLYFAEGYPTLEGSIYAIISGLMLVIAQLALIKGYHYADASQIGVYQYSSIVFVGLIEWMFWDNVPPLSDLLGILLVAIAGMIIIRNGHKITHKAL